From the genome of Platichthys flesus chromosome 10, fPlaFle2.1, whole genome shotgun sequence:
CTGATGTCTGGTGTGGTCCCTAACATGGACTTCTTCTTCAACATCTTAGCCTGCTGGTGATTTTTAGATTAAATAAaaggtttatttattattagtgAGTCACTTAAAGCTGCATGAGACATTTCTTAAGACTTCATGGCTGTATGAGTTGAGCAATACGAccacaaagaggaaacatgacatgataagagtacaccACAGAGTTTATACCAGTGGCTGTTTCTTTAATATATCTGGATGAAATGAAGACTGTATTTAGGAATTTTTTGCACCAATGTGAACATTTTGGCCGTATTGTACATACATTCATCTCTAAAAATACTATACTGCTTACTGTACATATATTatgataatttaatttatacCACCTGCTCCTTCTGCCTCAACATATTGCATAAATATTTATGGGCAGTTAAAAAACGCCTACAGGTTCGTTGCAGGGGTTGTGAGAAGCATTAAGCGCCattgagaccccccccccacactcagtTTAACACAAAATCTCAATTCAACAACCATTAAAACATCAAACTAATATAGTAGAAAGTACATGTCAGGTACAGTAGTAGAGTTTAGAGGaaatgagaagaggagaagctgtaggataatttcatttctttaagaAGGAGCTTTATCCAGAATTCTCAGCAACACTCTCACAAACCTctttatacagacacacaaccaccaccacaaccaaaGGAGGATTTTCTCACTATGGTGCGAGCGCCGTGGTGCAGAGTGGGAGCTTATATCAGATGGAATTGATGAACGGGAAATAAGCCAGGGCGTTCCTGGTGTGACATTCCTACTTGACGTGTCCTCTGGGAACCCGAGGCTGAGCACACAGGTGTTTACATCAGAGTTTGTTGATGTGTCTCAGAGCTGAACTGGTCCGAGCTGCTGTTAGAGGATTTTTTATTATCGATGCAGAACATTTTTTAGATGAAGGCAAATTGCTATTTTTCACACTAACCATTTAGAAATAGCGGGGTAGAAACATGTAAGTGTCTGAAAGATCAATGCAGCCACAGGGACCATCAGAATATTTGCAGATGGAAATTGAAGACATTTGTTTAAATCATTGGCAGAAAAAGACTCCACATCTTGACACGATGTCAGCCCACAAGACGGTGCCTAAAAACAAATCCACATGATTTGAAAGAAATGTTCTTCCAGATGGTCAAACAAGGCTCAAAAAACATTCTGGAAATATGCAGAACAGAGGAGTTAATGGGGggtaaatgtattttcttaaaAGGAAAATATGCTGGTTTCTTCACAGGAATATAATAAGTTAATGTTTGTGAGCGGTGACTGTATAATCAAACTCCCACCCAATGCTAATTAACTCCATGGTTAATGTGAGTAGAATTTGGTCAAAGAGTTAAACTCACTCATTTCTAAACAGCACAAGACACTGATTTAAACACTCAAAATTATTTGTcctatctgctaacatggaggaggcgtggtttatgggttagggttatgctGCAGGCGGACACAGCCACCAGTTGTGCAATCAGGATGTTCCTGCTTCACTTTTGGCGaactgtcatgtcgtccatctgaTATATAGAGTCTACGGTCTGAAAATTAAAGGCTCAGTTTGttgaatttagtgacatctagtggcgaatacccctcacctcaccctcctcttccaatcacaaaagagaacctgtggaagccttcggttgtcataaaaactcaaaagatgttttgtttgtcccGTCTGAGCTACTGCtcaaaacatggcggcctccgtacaGAGGACCCGCTAccgatgtaaatatacattttttaaatataaagtatttaaaaagaaaggcccattctagggtaaggaaaacaacaatttagatgatcacacactagtgaaaaccttgataggattattttataataaatggATCACTTTCACCTagatcttacacactggacctttagcTGGTTGACAGGTAGAGACGTACAACTGTGAGCTGGTAATTTCTTTACCACATCTGTATCTATAAGAGTAAATGTCACCCACCTGTCCAAACTTTCCGCCGGCGACCATCTACTCCCAAGCTCGAGACAAGGAGCAGGAACTGTGTTGGGTCAGATTAGCAAGTTATGAGACTGATTAATCTGCTAAGGCCTCCAGACCAGGGATCTATCTCTCCCACTCTTAACtgtgaaaaaatgtaaacatttccttttctgttgTCAAAGAAAATCTAATCTGTAAATATCCCTGTTTGACCCGGCAGTACATCCTGTCTGGATCTGATGACTTCAACCTCTACATGTGGAGGATCCCTAAGAATCCAGAAGCAGGTGAGTTATCGACCGGGTTTATTCTCTACTTCACCTTATCTCTAGTTATGGGAATGCGTAACTGATAATGGGATTCAGATTTTCCTTCTTGTCCTTCGTTACAAAGGTTTGACATTTTCTTCATAGTCACCTAAAGCTGTAGAAACGCTGTATTCTGACAATGATTCACTTTCGCATGACAAATAGAAGTTCATTAATATATCCCACCATCACACAGTTCATTTTCTTCTGTCTACTCTGCAGGATAGTGGGATATTTCCCTGGGTTtcccttttgtgtgtttggtttgtgtggGTTCACTCTGTTCATCGTCAGTGGAGCTGCTCAACACACGTCCCATGACTGAAAAGGAGCTTGTTTGAGTTTTCGTGACCTTTTCATGCTGCAAGGTTAAAGATTTCAGTGGCGTCAGCGTCGGGAAAAACAAACCCGATTTCAGTCGCTGTAGGTTTTAACCACAATCTGAAGCATAATAGACTCCTCTGTGTTCTTAACATAAGAGCCTCAGCCCAGACTGTGGTTTGCCCTCAGTTCATTTGGACACAATATATTTTCCAGGCATGATTCTTTCCATTTTAACTCTTAATTATGATTTGTATTAAACTGCATGAACTATTTGTCAGGTTTGAGTTTGTTCACCTGCtcaaactgaacaaaaaaaaatccaggttaaatacagagaaacataagaATTAAATCTATTCGTACTAATTGCTTTGGGGAATGCAGCAATCCAAGAATGTGGTCGTGTGCAGCTCTGTGGCACCACCTGACACATTTCTGGATTTTATTTTCCCCGGAGTTACTCACACTGAAAATATGTGCACTCAATGGGCCTATTCTGTGTCGGACTAATGGCATATTCTGAGGATTACATTACCACTGTTGGGACTGTTTAATTTCACCAGCAGTATTCTCAGGTCCAGAAACAGgttgaatgtttgtgtttctttttcatgaATCCTTGTCcttatttatcttttaatttcTGGGACTCTGGGTTTATATTTATTCAGATCCTGCCTGTATCGCGTTGAATAAAAAACCCAGCGATGTGTGTTTACTTCTCAGGAGGCGCAGGTCGTGTGGTGAACGGGGCTTTCATGATTCTGAAAGGCCACCGCTCCATCGTGAACCAGGTTCGCTTCAACCCTCACACCTACATGATCTGCTCGTCCGGTGTGGAGAAGGTCATCAAGGTTAGTGAAGGACGCactctttcctttttcttatGTGTTGTATGTATTTTTAGTTTATCTAAAAGTGCTGCAGGAGTAGATGGATTTAGACTTTAGATGCTATGGTTAGAGAAATCGTTTTTTTAAGTGGACTGTCAAGCATTGGGGTTGTCAGTGTCCTCGGTTGTTGAGACAGTAGATGTGCCACCAAGTGAGACATTGATCTCTAGTGACACCACACGGTTCCTGAACGAGCTCTGACTTCCCCCTATGGAGCAGGGAATGAACGAAGACGGatttcctccaccactgacTGCAGCCTGGAACTGATCATGTTGGTCACTTTTCTGAAACTGAGTCACAGGGAGACGGGGACGGTACCACagtgagttgtttttttaaagcagagcCAGGCTGCCTGAAGTCTCAGCTAAAAGTACATCAAAGCTAAAGCTTGAACTGTAGCTCAAGATCAATTAGACaacaacaggtttttattttgtttatctgttgacTTTTTGAGTATTAAGGCAGAAGAGGtagatttctttttctttttatttatcaacAATTTTCAAACTCAATTGGACGAGAAATATGGcaggaaataaatatatataaagaataaagttgaaatgtCGAGCCTTAGCTTTTAATCAATCTTTTATCAATATATCAAACTACTAAGATTCACATATTTGACAAAATACCTTGTCTTAGATAAATTGGTGAGGTCATTCTTTCAAAAGCAAACTATGAGCTGGTAAATGAAAAATAGCAAGGACATCAACAGCTCTGCTTCCAAATGGTTTCATTTAACTGTCAGTCACTCCTTTGACGGACCAGAAGAGTTAACTTTATTCTtgacattttgactttattcttgaaatgcaaaatgaaagagaaTCCTCCAAAAGATCTTCTCACATGCTCTAACATTAATATATTACCCAGTTAAATTAAGGGTTTATCACAGCAGGACTGATGTATTACGAGTCTTATTCAGTACAAATCCTGAGTCACAGTTCGGATCCTGACCTTATAAATAATCTAATCCAATTTCTAGCTGACTCACTGTTTTTGCCAGTGCTAAAGGAAATGTAACACAAACTGTTTTACTATCAGTAATCGTTCCCAAACACTCAGATGTCCTTTTCAGGGCAGTGCAGATAGACACAGTGGAAAGTCTGAAGGAGccttgttattatttttaaataaaatacctCACATcagcacattaacacaactgaAACACTTTGACCCGTAAGTAGTTCTGTCAATTGGAAGGTGAAATCATGAATATCTTTtaggttgttttaatttaagtttatttaCGTCTAAATGGTAAAAAGCCTGAATAGTGTCTTCATTTGAAATACCTACTCTGGAATGTTTTTTTACCACTGTTTATTAGCGGTACCACATTTCTTTTGATAAACACAAACTGTAGGTGACAGGATTCCTATTTCTGCTCCTGGATTCTTGCTCTTTAGTCTGTGGACAGTTTATGGTGGTTATGGAAAAGCTGAACAGGAAACCAGAatgaatgtaaacagtgcaaGATTACATTTATTCAAATAGGCAGATTGGCAAATGTCTGAGATGCATTTTAATGTGTTCTCACCTTTAGGTCCACAGGCAATTATCAGTAATGTATTAACTTTGGGAATCTAAGAATATGTAATTCTACATTTACATTGTCGTATAATGACATTTAGTAGAAGAAGTcgttttttattgtcattgaaGACGACAAAgaccttttcctcttttgtgtCAGTACAGTAACACAAGCTCTGTTTTGTACATTTGACTGTACAGAGTGAAAGATGATACAGGTCCAGGTGTTCAGAGGAACAGAGAGTCTTTAAACTGACCCTCTCCCTTCTGGCTTCTCATTGTCTCTCCTTCCATTTTTCATTCGTTCCGTCCAACTTTTAAATCTGTCCTTTCCTTGTATCTTCCACTTCTCATTCCACCATTGTTCTCCATCCATCCAGGTGTGGAGTCCCTACCAGCAGTGCGAGAGTCTTGGTGACCTGGAGGGGCGTGTGGAGGACAAGTCCCGCAGCCTCTATACCCATGAGGAGTACATCAGCCTGGTGCTCAACAGTGGCAGCGGGCTGTCCCACGACTACGTCAGCCAGTCCATCCAGGAGGACCCGCGCATGATGGCGTTCTTTGACTCTCTGGTGCGTCGAGAGATCGAGGGCTGGAGCTCAGACTCTGACAGTGACCTGAGCGAGGAGGCCATCATGCAGCTTCACGCCCGTGGACGTCGCTCCACTACAAGACCCACGCCAGCCCCTCCTATCGCTGCCCCGGCTGCTGTTCAGCCGAGTGACTCAGATAACTCGTTGTCCTCCTCTTTGGCTGGACCCGAGGCCTCAGGAGGGGAAGAGCCCCcccaggcagaggcagaggaggaggaggagccgaggAGACGCAGCAGGAATCAGCAGCCACAGTCAGGCTTCCTGGTGAACGAAGACTCAGACTCCAGTGGCTTTTGGCTGGACCCCATGCCCCGGCCTCGCTCCCCAAGCCCCCGGGAAAACTCCACGCTGTCCAGCCCCGCCACCTCCCTCTCACTTCCCGTCggagcctccagctcctccacctccacttccAGCTCCAGCAGTGATGACGAGGAGCGGCGCAGCGCGGTGAGGCGGCGCAATGTCACGAGACGACGGCGCATGAGTGTGGTCTCCAGAGCGGGGTATCGACCTGAGTCTGTACAGGCTTTGTTTTCAGCCATTGACTCCTGCAGTTACCCATCGATCTCCCTCGAGGACCTGTCGTCTTCCTCGTCAGAGGTACAACAATCTCTCCAAATCAAGCCCCAGAGTGGTGGCAacggagaggaggaaagatgcCTGAGCCCCTCTGACTTTGTGTGTTCAAGCCCAGTAATGACCCCCGAAAGTCAGGACAATGAGGAGGGGAGTGACAGGACATTGGACGGACACAGGACTGAAGCGAGGACTCTGACAGAGTTTGTTTTGGACAGCTCCGACAGTGGAGAGGCGTGtagctcagcagctgcagagcgtAACTCCAAGAGCCGACGGAGCACTGGAGTGAACGGGCAGCACCGGACTGTAGCTTCATACCTGAGCACGaccctgtgtgtctcctcagagTCCGAGGGAGAGACTGATGTCACGCCTGAAGACACCCGgccacagagaggaaaaggCCCGGCTCTGAAACGGACTCACAAGCGCTCAGAAGAGGGAGAAtcaggctcctccccctcagaaaagaaactaaaaacataatGAACTATTTTCTTTTCAACCCAAAAAACAATCATTTGTTAACGGACCTGATTTGGAAGTGGGTTTTCTATGGGTTTTTACAACTCAGCGATTTCATTTAGTGTCTTGTTGTCATGTGACACGTGTGAGCTTGTGCTGCTAATGAGCAGGAAACCTTAAGCAACTTTTAAAAAGAAGGACGATGTGGTTAATTTTTGTTTCAGAACAAAATAATTTGAGGTCAAACCACAGATGACGTTAAAAGATGGGAAGtataaaacaaaagttaaatattGTTGATAACAATGGTATTTTAAGTGAACTGCAATGGctcatcatttgttttcatgcagcGTTAGTGTGTTTTTCTCAGTCACGCTCCAGTGGTTGCAGAAAGCTCCTCCCAGGATTTGGAGCTTTTCCAACCATCACGAAAATCTCTTATTGAGTAAAAAGGCTTTGCAGAGTTTTAATTTCTACGGTTTCACACTGAGCGTAAATCTGATTGAGCTTATTGTCATTTTTAAGAGGTTCTCGGCTGTGACCGCTTCAGGCTGCCTGAAGAAGTCACTGAGTCGGCGTAGAAATCCTAAGGAGCAGCATTTGTTGAAGCTGTGCATTGAAATGATGCTTTCATTGTCTTGCATaccaatttttctttttgtctcatTATCCAGCCCTTGGGCGCCATTACAAACCAGCTCGCTTTTGTTTCCTTGCAATTAAAGACTAATTTGTTCTCCAGTGACAACGCACCGTCTTCTTCCTGAGGACTTGCTGATTCACTGTTTTCggtgatgaaatgttttttctatctcaagtcattttttttattgcagatgCCATGGCAACACAGCCTCAGCTCTCCCCCGTGAAGTGAATGTGAAGTCTGCTCCTCTGGCCGTGACTCCCGAGCAGCCACTGTCAACCAGAGCTAAAATATTGTATTGATTAAATCCAATAGCCATCTTTGTTATCAAACTGGAAAGACAACCAGGCTCAGGAGCTTTTCACGAGTTCCACGGGGGAATTCATCCATCATCGCCTGCCTCTGTCTCGCTCCACCCAGGCTCCACCCCTAGCCTATATGTTCTGGATATCATCCTGTTCTTGTGAACATCTCTGGCCATGATGTCTCCTGCTGCGTTTAGCTATGAAAGACAAGTTTTTCGGACAtattctggagttcatgtcatGAGAACAGTTCGACATTAGGGAGAAATAAACGAGTTTCTTTTCAGAGTTAATTCACCTCTGAAAATCGGATTCATGAGGACgatacaaataatgaaaaacccAAAGTCTCAGGCCTCTGTCTAAACATGTGTTTCACTAATTTGACAGAACAAGGTCCATTTAGTTGCTTTTCCTAAGCTTCTAAGtcaaatgttatttaatttgtaaCACAACACAAGCTCCAAATGATTCTGCACAAAGatcttacttttattttgaagagctaattaaattagtttttttttaaagaaaattggtataaaaaaaattctgatcaAATGATGACAAGTTATCATTTAACAAGATAATTTGAATGTTGAATCGAAACTGTTCTGGatgtacaaaaataaattgaaatagaTCTcattgtaaaattatagattaaTCAACCATCTCAGTAACCATCAGGTCTCTTTCTGAACTGGTTATTGACAATAGAAcgatatctgtgtgtttgttatgaagCTCAGATGTTGAACAGGTTGATATCGATGTCCTTTTTAAAGTCAAACAACACCAGACAAGATGTTGACCTGTGATGAGGTGAACAACCATAAATGGACGCTCTCTTCCTCAGTTTCCCTGGCAGCACAGTGACTGTCTATGATGTCACTGGTTTCTGAGGAAGCTGCCTTGGCCAGTTGTCTTCACCTGCACGACAGCCCTCCTCTGCCAGACAAAGCAGACTCTCAGCAGTCGTGAGGAATGATTCCAAAAGAAAACAGCTCATGGCAGCAAAGTGGTAATCTGAGGGCAGGCAGACATGTAGCTGAGGGTTAATCGAGTTGTTTGCACAGCTCTCTTGTCAAAATAGTTTCCTCAACTTCTTAGAACTTCTCAGTGAGGCTGTCACTTATCTGCAGGAAGTAGACACCCTTCATTTAACCCCCATGCCTCCCCCAGGACACGTATTCAAATAGGGATATTGTATGCTGCTGGGGTTGTTTACATTCTGACTGGAGTGCGCCTGCTGGGCTGCACACGGCTTAATGATTAATTACGGGCTACAGATGCAGAGAGTCGGCTGTGTTCACATGGAACGCTCCAGCTCTACGGCATCAATCCAAAAGTGTGTCGAGTTCAGTTTGACAAATTCCCTGAAGAAGGAATCAAGTCACGTTTGTTTGCTCACAGAGCTCAAGTGTCACATCGGAGGAGACTGGCACTCATTAGTGAATGCAACAATGGAgctttttttatctgtatttattcagGGGAGGTTAGCAGGTTGTGTGTTCAACAGGGAGGAGCTCAGAACCATTGAGGACCTTCTACTGGTTCAGTCTGATGGATCATATTGGTTTCTGAGATGACACCAGAACTTGTTCTGCCTCTTAAAAGCCCCCCAAAAAAGGTTCTTAATCAGATTCTCACATCGAGAGCTGTGGTCCATCATGAAAACGCTATTTTCTGCATCTTAGAGACATGAAATAAGTTAGATCAAtaacaacacattcacaaagaACACATCTTAGGGTAAAAGCATAAATCTACTAAAAAGGTATAAAATAAAGGTGTGCTCATATAAATAAGTCTTAAGTTGTTTCTTAAGACTATCTGATGTGTGGTGGGAGTTTGTTTCCGAACCTTTGCTGCATAACAACAGAAAGCTGCTTCATTTTGGGGATACTTATtggatagggttagggttagggttaacatTTTATAATTACTGTAGTACTTCATAAAACCAACACACTTTGATGTATAAGCTCTGTGCAGTTTTCTAAAGACAAGTTTCAGGGGCTTTAAATCAGTTCCTGTATGTGACCCTTGAGCCTCCGGTTGAAGCCATTCCCCTGCAAACTGctgttattttctaaatgaaaaTAGAGTGAGTTGTCACATTCCTTATTCCATGTCTACTGTATGTTCCTCTTCATCCCAGATGGTGTTTTGTCTCGAGTAGTTTGACCACAGCTCCAAACACATGTACAATTTAATGGGATTATCAAGGTTATTCAGCACTATCCCATACATGGCTCAGCTTTAAAAGCAAGGACAACTATTTAAGAATTCCCCTCCCAACATGACTGGAATACCTTGGGAAGTTGCCAGAGACCAGAGCGAGCCGCCGCACCAGCTCTTCACATGACCCGCGGGCCTCAGAACTTCACAGAGCCGAGCTGAACGTCTCCAcaccactgactcttcaccagATATTCTGGGATTCTGCTGAATAGTATCGTGTTGACGTCATGTAGCTGGACCGAGGAGAAACTCTCCCGTCTACCAAGGCCGAGCCGCACAGACTGGAGTGTGCCACCAGAACAGTTATACACATTTCAGTGGTTGATCACAATGAGTTTGCTCATGCGTTTAATAAGCCGTTATTCTCCGCTCTGAGAGGATGAGCCTCTTTTGTCAGCCGGCCAATTAGAGCTCCTGTTGCTGCTCTGTGTGGATCTGACTTAGGTTTTAACTTGTCTTGCAGGCTGTGCATTGACATTACATCACGGACGCTGCGGGAATTAACAAAAGGcgttgatgatataaaaataatcatgtAATTCAATATAAATGCCCACTGacagtttataaagatggacgattcctctctatctcctcccactatccaaaaTTGAAGCCAGAATATCCCAGATAGAGGATGGAGTCtgtctcggctgtcaatcatcagCTTTCAGCCCATTTTGATATAatcaaatgattaaataaaactaaacttactggaaaaattAGCACTTGAACAAAGTTCACTCTGATAAGATCAAGAATgacataaacataaatgtttgaatgatgAAATGAGAACAATAGCACATATAATGAGTTTTGTTAGACTTTGTGAGTCGTTTTCTAATTAACACAATTTAATGTAGATTTAATGAATTACTTGTTTTTCAAAGTACTTCAGGTTAATTAGCTAATGGGAAAGTACATCACCAGACAAATTACTAACCAAGTGCAGTAAACTACTACTGGTTTTCATCTGTCATCAACTTGGAAACATTTTGTGATTATAAGTTAattaatttttgatttattaacAATCCTTAAATAGCACTTT
Proteins encoded in this window:
- the dcaf5 gene encoding DDB1- and CUL4-associated factor 5; the encoded protein is MKELRGCGMRSSVGFLSRRELTGQPLLKEEFQRRRLSGCSSLFKKDMLGHFGCVNAIEFSNNGGEWLVSGGDDRRVLLWHMEQSLHARSKPVKLKGEHLSNIFCLAFDSSNHKVFSGGNDEQVILHDVERRETLNVFLHIDAVYSLSVSPVNDNVFASSSDDGRVLIWDTREPPHGEPFCLASYPSAFHSVMFNPVEPRLLATANSKEGVGLWDIRKPRSSLLRYGGNMSLQSAMSVRFNSTGTQLLALRRRLPPVLYELHSRLPSYQFDNQGYFNSCTMKSCCFAGDKDQYILSGSDDFNLYMWRIPKNPEAGGAGRVVNGAFMILKGHRSIVNQVRFNPHTYMICSSGVEKVIKVWSPYQQCESLGDLEGRVEDKSRSLYTHEEYISLVLNSGSGLSHDYVSQSIQEDPRMMAFFDSLVRREIEGWSSDSDSDLSEEAIMQLHARGRRSTTRPTPAPPIAAPAAVQPSDSDNSLSSSLAGPEASGGEEPPQAEAEEEEEPRRRSRNQQPQSGFLVNEDSDSSGFWLDPMPRPRSPSPRENSTLSSPATSLSLPVGASSSSTSTSSSSSDDEERRSAVRRRNVTRRRRMSVVSRAGYRPESVQALFSAIDSCSYPSISLEDLSSSSSEVQQSLQIKPQSGGNGEEERCLSPSDFVCSSPVMTPESQDNEEGSDRTLDGHRTEARTLTEFVLDSSDSGEACSSAAAERNSKSRRSTGVNGQHRTVASYLSTTLCVSSESEGETDVTPEDTRPQRGKGPALKRTHKRSEEGESGSSPSEKKLKT